ACGACGCGTGGCAGCGGAGGGAGCGGTGGCGGCGCGGAGGCTCCGCGTGCCGCCGTGTTCGACGTGGACGGGACCCTCGTCGACACCAACCATCTGCACGTGGTGACCTGGTGGGAGGCGTTCCGGCAGGCCGGTCACCAGGTCGCGACGCACGACATCCACCGGGCGGTGGGCCTGGGGTCGGGCGACCTCGTCGCGCGGCTGCTGGGCGAGGAGCGCGCCGGTGCGGAGGCGGAGGAGATCGGCGACGCGCACACGGTCCTCTACGCCCAGTATTTCGAACGCCTGTCCGCGTTCCGGGAGGCGAGCCGGCTGCTGCGGACCCTGGCGGGCGACGGCTGGCGGATCGTCCTCGCCACCTCCGCCGAAGGGCCCGAGCTGTCCGCGCTGCGCGCCGCGATCGACGCGGACGACGTCATCGAGGCGACGGCGAGCGCGGGCGACGTCGAACGGGGCAAACCCGCTCCCGAGCCGGTCGAGCGGGCCCTCGAACTGGTCGGCGCGTCCGCGCGGAGGTCGGTGTTCGTCGGCGACACGGTGTGGGACATGCGGGCGGGCAGCGGGGCCGGGGTGCGGTGCGTGGCGCTGCTCTGCGGCGGCATCCCGCGCCAGGACCTGGAGAAGGCGGGCGCCGACGCCGTCTACGACGACCCCGCCCACCTGCTGGCGTCCCTCGCGGAGAGCCCGCTGGCGTGAGAGGCGCGGGTGTTTTCCCTCGACGAGGAAGGGCACTCGCGGACATATGGTGGATATCGGATACACGATGATGACGGAGCAGGCGGGACCGAGGGACCTGGTGAACCACGTGGTCCGCGCGGAGGAGGCCGGGTTCGACTTCTCGGTCGCCTCGGACCACTCCTCGCCCTGGCTGCGGTCCCAGGGGCACGCCCCGTACGTGTGGAGCGTGCTGGGCGCCGCCGCGCAGGCGACCTCGCGGATTCCCCTGATGACGTACGTGACCTGCCCGACGGTGCGTTACCACCCGGCGGTGGTGGCGCAGAAGGCGGCCACCGTTCAGCTGTTGTCCGAGGGCAGGTTCCGCCTCGGGCTCGGGTCGGGTGAGAACCTCAACGAGCATGTGGTGGGCGCCGGTTGGCCCGCCGTGGACGTACGGCACGAGATGCTCGAAGAGGCGGTGGAGATCATCCGCGCGCTGTTCGACGGCGGCCATGTGACCCACCGCGGCACGCATTTCGACGTGGACTCGGCCCGGCTCTGGGACCTCCCCGACCCGCCGCCGCCCATCGGCATCGCCGTCTCGGGCGACCGGTCGTGCGAACTCGCGGGCCGGCTGGCCGATCTGGTCATCGCGACCGAGCCCAAGGGCTCCCTGATCGACGCCTTCGACCGGCACGGCGGCGCGGGCAAGCCGCGGGTCGGACAGCTCCCGGTCAGCTACGACCCGGACCGCGGTGCCGCGATCGGCCGCGCGCACGGGCAGTTCCGCTGGTTCGGGCTCGGCTGGAAGGTCAACTCCGAACTCCCGCACCCGGATTCCTTCGAGGCGGCGACCCAGTTCGTCACCGAGGACGACGTCGCCTCCGCCATCCCGTGCGGCGACGACCCCGACGCCTTCGTCGAGGCCGTACGTCCGTATGTCGAGGCCGGGTTCACTGAGGTCGCGCTCGTCCAGATCGGCGGCGACGCGCAGGAGCCGTTCCTCGACTGGTCCGAGAAGACGCTGCTGCCCCTTCTCCGCGAGACGTTCGCCTGAGCGCGCCCGCCCTCCGCACGTCGCGGGCTCACAGGCCCTGGCGGAGAAAGTGCGTACCGCACAGCCGGCAGAACGGCTCGGTCGCGGCCGTGCCCCACTTCTCGACCGGCTGTGTCTCGGCGTCCGCCGCGATCCGCTCACCGCAGAGGGCGTGGGTGGCGTCGGCCGACGTCATGTGCCAGACCTCCACACGCGGCAGCGCCGAGCCGCGTGAGGAGCCCGCCGCGTACTGCGCGCGCACCTCGTAGCCGGGAACCGCGTCGACCTGGCCGGCCACCGGAGCACCGTCCGCCGTGGACGCCCACACCGGAGCCTCGTCCGCCGTGGACGGCCGCCCGGCGGGAGCGGCCCGGCCGGGAGCGCAGGCCGCCCAGGCGAGCAGGGCGGTCACCGCGTCCTCGGCCACCGCGCCCGTCACCCGG
The sequence above is a segment of the Streptomyces griseoviridis genome. Coding sequences within it:
- a CDS encoding LLM class F420-dependent oxidoreductase → MVDIGYTMMTEQAGPRDLVNHVVRAEEAGFDFSVASDHSSPWLRSQGHAPYVWSVLGAAAQATSRIPLMTYVTCPTVRYHPAVVAQKAATVQLLSEGRFRLGLGSGENLNEHVVGAGWPAVDVRHEMLEEAVEIIRALFDGGHVTHRGTHFDVDSARLWDLPDPPPPIGIAVSGDRSCELAGRLADLVIATEPKGSLIDAFDRHGGAGKPRVGQLPVSYDPDRGAAIGRAHGQFRWFGLGWKVNSELPHPDSFEAATQFVTEDDVASAIPCGDDPDAFVEAVRPYVEAGFTEVALVQIGGDAQEPFLDWSEKTLLPLLRETFA
- a CDS encoding HAD family hydrolase, with product MAATTRGSGGSGGGAEAPRAAVFDVDGTLVDTNHLHVVTWWEAFRQAGHQVATHDIHRAVGLGSGDLVARLLGEERAGAEAEEIGDAHTVLYAQYFERLSAFREASRLLRTLAGDGWRIVLATSAEGPELSALRAAIDADDVIEATASAGDVERGKPAPEPVERALELVGASARRSVFVGDTVWDMRAGSGAGVRCVALLCGGIPRQDLEKAGADAVYDDPAHLLASLAESPLA